In Nilaparvata lugens isolate BPH chromosome 5, ASM1435652v1, whole genome shotgun sequence, the following proteins share a genomic window:
- the LOC120348761 gene encoding U8 snoRNA-decapping enzyme-like isoform X2, which produces MSSMNLFLRLPVSGRIFTSKGLVHNYRFSSTAWPYVKDTYINDFKIIDQSKNHEYSKSIHAFHCMVYAKMNEQNFTIQRPRGCALMQMRFDGYLGFPGGLVDPGEDVIHGLNRELEEEMNLDLSKHKVTEKDFVFSQHSSSRELTLHFYALETTLPELEKIEAGVHQAKDYGSEVLGLVRVPLYTMRDGFRGFPAFLTHAFIGSAREQLLHTLQHLKIMTPQEISNALSAKPNKS; this is translated from the exons ATGTCCAGTATGAACTTATTCTTGAGGTTGCCAGTTTCGGGCAGAATATTTACTAGTAAAGGGTTAGTGCACAACTACAGGTTTTCGAGCACAGCTTGGCCTTACGTGAAGGACACATATATAAATGATTTTAAAATCATAGATCAATCCAAGAACCATGAATATAGTAAAAGCATTCATGCATTTCATTGCATGGTATATGcaaaaatgaatgaacaaaATTTCACGATTCAAAGACCGAGAGGTTGTGCTCTG ATGCAAATGAGATTTGACGGCTACCTTGGCTTTCCTGGTGGTCTTGTAGATCCAGGGGAAGATGTCATACATGGATTGAATCGAGAGCTTGAAGAAGAAATGAATTTGGATCTGAGCAAGCATAAAGTCACTGAAAAAGATTTCGTATTCTCACAACACAGTAGTAGTAGGGAGTTGACATTACATTTTTATGCTTTGGAAACTACTCTTCCTGAGTTGGAAAAAATAGAAGCTGGAGTACATCAAGCCAAGGACTATGGATCAGAG GTTTTGGGTTTGGTGAGAGTACCCCTCTACACGATGCGTGATGGCTTCAGAGGGTTTCCTGCGTTTCTCACTCATGCGTTCATTGGCAGTGCAAGAGAGCAGCTGCTTCACACCTTGCAGCATTTGAAGATAATGACACCTCAGGAAATTTCCAATGCACTTTCAGCTAAGCCAAACAAAAGCTGA
- the LOC120348761 gene encoding U8 snoRNA-decapping enzyme-like isoform X3, with protein MQMRFDGYLGFPGGLVDPGEDVIHGLNRELEEEMNLDLSKHKVTEKDFVFSQHSSSRELTLHFYALETTLPELEKIEAGVHQAKDYGSEVLGLVRVPLYTMRDGFRGFPAFLTHAFIGSAREQLLHTLQHLKIMTPQEISNALSAKPNKS; from the exons ATGCAAATGAGATTTGACGGCTACCTTGGCTTTCCTGGTGGTCTTGTAGATCCAGGGGAAGATGTCATACATGGATTGAATCGAGAGCTTGAAGAAGAAATGAATTTGGATCTGAGCAAGCATAAAGTCACTGAAAAAGATTTCGTATTCTCACAACACAGTAGTAGTAGGGAGTTGACATTACATTTTTATGCTTTGGAAACTACTCTTCCTGAGTTGGAAAAAATAGAAGCTGGAGTACATCAAGCCAAGGACTATGGATCAGAG GTTTTGGGTTTGGTGAGAGTACCCCTCTACACGATGCGTGATGGCTTCAGAGGGTTTCCTGCGTTTCTCACTCATGCGTTCATTGGCAGTGCAAGAGAGCAGCTGCTTCACACCTTGCAGCATTTGAAGATAATGACACCTCAGGAAATTTCCAATGCACTTTCAGCTAAGCCAAACAAAAGCTGA
- the LOC120348761 gene encoding U8 snoRNA-decapping enzyme-like isoform X1 encodes MLFNRVYYPLSLQILLTEIKNKTFSKCSKMSCESLNTILRSEYKGSTEGCHCLIYAKSNEKIFGVYEPRAAVLMQMRFDGYLGFPGGLVDPGEDVIHGLNRELEEEMNLDLSKHKVTEKDFVFSQHSSSRELTLHFYALETTLPELEKIEAGVHQAKDYGSEVLGLVRVPLYTMRDGFRGFPAFLTHAFIGSAREQLLHTLQHLKIMTPQEISNALSAKPNKS; translated from the exons ATGCTGTTCAATCGTGTGTATTATCCGCTTTCTCTTCAGATCTTGTTGAcagaaatcaaaaataaaactttttccAAGTGTTCTAAAATGTCTTGTGAAAGTTTAAATACAATTCTAAGATCTGAATATAAAGGAAGCACAGAGGGCTGTCATTGTTTGATTTATGCTAAAAGTAACGAGAAAATCTTTGGGGTATATGAACCCAGAGCCGCTGTCCTG ATGCAAATGAGATTTGACGGCTACCTTGGCTTTCCTGGTGGTCTTGTAGATCCAGGGGAAGATGTCATACATGGATTGAATCGAGAGCTTGAAGAAGAAATGAATTTGGATCTGAGCAAGCATAAAGTCACTGAAAAAGATTTCGTATTCTCACAACACAGTAGTAGTAGGGAGTTGACATTACATTTTTATGCTTTGGAAACTACTCTTCCTGAGTTGGAAAAAATAGAAGCTGGAGTACATCAAGCCAAGGACTATGGATCAGAG GTTTTGGGTTTGGTGAGAGTACCCCTCTACACGATGCGTGATGGCTTCAGAGGGTTTCCTGCGTTTCTCACTCATGCGTTCATTGGCAGTGCAAGAGAGCAGCTGCTTCACACCTTGCAGCATTTGAAGATAATGACACCTCAGGAAATTTCCAATGCACTTTCAGCTAAGCCAAACAAAAGCTGA